One window from the genome of Molothrus ater isolate BHLD 08-10-18 breed brown headed cowbird chromosome 5, BPBGC_Mater_1.1, whole genome shotgun sequence encodes:
- the LOC129046700 gene encoding endonuclease domain-containing 1 protein-like gives MLGLLLLLQVLASCLWLGHSEVVNSFTSCPQFFYAQNPPNNALNPRNPAWICQRFRNSYHYATLYDRDKRIPVYSAYIYQPGPGSRSNSWYAEPQLINPAYSRDIDTEMSIRNRYKITLQQIGQSQAINQDYNNLQGLDRGHLSPSGHQSGNNSKWATFTLTNIVPQNSTLNKGQWKDYENQTMAQNTQGCTTTYVITGAVPGNTYISNNRVNVPSHIWSAACCQTNASRRTWAVIAGNNMNRVQNLTRAQLEANLTQLYGRGQVSLFHSACPP, from the exons atgctggggctgctgctgctgctgcaggtgttggCCAGCTGCCTCTGGCTGGGACACAGCGAGGTGGTGAACTCCTTTACAAGTTGTCCTCAGTTCTTCTATGCACAGAATCCCCCAAATAATGCCCTGAATCCAAGGAACCCAGCCTGGATCTGTCAGCGCTTCAGGAACTCGTATCACTATGCCACCCTGTACGACAGAGACAAGAGGATTCCAGTGTACTCTGCTTACATCTACCAGCCTGGACCAGGCAGCAGATCTAATTCGTGGTATGCTGAGCCTCAG CTGATCAACCCAGCTTATTCCAGGGATATAGATACAGAGATGTCCATCCGTAATCGATACAAGATCACTCTACAGCAAATTGGCCAGAGTCAGGCTATCAACCAAGACTACAACAATCTCCAGGGTTTGGACCGTGGTCATTTGAGCCCCAGTGGCCACCAAAGTGGCAACAACAGCAAGTGGGCTACCTTCACCCTCACCAACATAGTGCCCCAGAACAGCACACTCAACAAGGGCCAGTGGAAAGACTACGAGAATCAAACGATGGCTCAGAATACCCAGGGCTGTACAACGACCTACGTGATCACgggtgctgtgcctgggaacACCTACATCTCCAATAACAGGGTTAATGTGCCCAGCCACATCTGGTCGGCTGCCTGCTGCCAGACCAACGCCAGCAGGAGGACTTGGGCGGTCATTGCTGGAAACAACATGAACCGGGTGCAGAACCTCACAAGGGCACAACTGGAGGCCAACTTGACACAGCTCTATGGGAGGGGACAGGTTTCTCTGTTCCACAGTGCCTGTCCCCCCTAA